One window of the Lytechinus pictus isolate F3 Inbred chromosome 5, Lp3.0, whole genome shotgun sequence genome contains the following:
- the LOC129261246 gene encoding beta-1,3-galactosyltransferase 1-like yields the protein MGRIQMCLVYIFPFVVVGGILYLTMSGEEDIRAGLFGSTPRIIEEKADINAVNDWHTSKQNQTIHDTYQKYRQQETFNHARMTGKSRPTNNSFDSAKLPKIIGGSNTENPIITPHNFNMILNEPNKCKNEEGNDSPVFFLVLIFSLQRNSLRRNAIRRTWGSPKDIKGKHIVTLFLLANDTTFKNGSSVEQESMQYKDILMEDFTDTYKNLTYKTVMGVKWASTFCPNANFIMKTDDDMYVNYVNIISHLTNLVIPTLNYVTGFVIHGGPIRSPKSKWYMPRSIYPDDRYPPFCSGSGYVFSGDVAKKVYEISLYTPYLYLEDVFFSICLNKLNIIPIKHNLFHNLFIPYSYCQFRHYFTCPCDKDPPKEVERIWVELKAQKDCD from the coding sequence ATGGGGCGGATACAAATGTGTTTAGTATATATTTTCCCCTTTGTGGTTGTGGGAGGCATTCTATACCTCACGATGTCAGGAGAAGAAGATATACGGGCGGGACTATTCGGATCTACTCCCCGGATCATAGAGGAAAAGGCAGACATTAATGCAGTTAATGATTGGCATACCAGTAAGCAGAACCAGACCATACATGATACTTATCAGAAGTACAGGCAACAGGAAACATTTAATCACGCAAGGATGACAGGGAAATCGCGACCCACAAATAACTCATTCGATTCTGCAAAGCTTCCGAAAATTATTGGTGGAAGTAATACTGAAAACCCAATTATTACCCCCCATAACttcaatatgattttaaatGAACCAAACAAGTGCAAGAATGAAGAAGGTAATGACAGTCCGGTGTTTTTTCTAGTTCTTATTTTCAGTTTACAACGAAATTCCCTCCGAAGGAACGCTATACGAAGAACATGGGGAAGTCCAAAAGACATCAAAGGCAAACACATAGTAACTTTGTTCCTCTTAGCAAACGATACGACTTTCAAAAACGGATCCTCGGTAGAACAAGAAAGCATGCAATATAAGGACATACTGATGGAAGATTTTACAGACACATACAAAAATCTTACATACAAAACTGTTATGGGTGTAAAGTGGGCCAGTACATTTTGCCCCAATGCGAATTTCATCATGAAGACAGATGATGATATGTATGTCAATTACGTTAACATCATCTCACACCTTACCAATTTGGTTATTCCAACTTTGAATTATGTTACCGGATTTGTTATTCACGGCGGTCCTATTCGTAGTCCCAAAAGCAAGTGGTACATGCCTAGATCAATTTACCCTGACGATCGTTATCCACCATTTTGTTCTGGATCGGGGTACGTGTTTTCGGGAGATGTTGCAAAAAAAGTATACGAAATATCACTTTACACGCCATATCTATACCTTGAAGATGTATTCTTTagtatttgtttaaataaactAAACATAATACCCATCAAACATaatctttttcataatttattcataCCATATTCCTATTGCCAGTTCCGACATTATTTCACATGCCCATGTGACAAAGATCCCCCTAAAGAGGTAGAGAGAATATGGGTCGAATTGAAAGCTCAAAAGGATTGTGACTGA